The genomic region GGACTCATGAATTGAGGTGAAATATTGCCTGAGGATTCAATAAGCGAACGAGCTGCTTTCAGATTTTCATTCGAAAAACTGATGGGTTGATCCTTGTCGAAATAATATGGGCTAAATCCTTGGAGGGGCTCGTGTATTAAGAGTGTGCTTCGAGCGCTTGTTTCGTTTGGAAACTGGTAGTAGTCATCCAGGGTATCAAGAAGTTCTTCTACCACGATGGATGAAGGTTGCACTTTTAGCGTCTGACTTTCTATCCCTGTATAGGATATATAAAGATGCCGCCTGGCTCCCAAAATGGATTCGAGGAATAAATAGCGATCATCCTCACGGATCGACCGATCTCCTGTTCGCTTCCCATCGGGAAACTGTGTGAATTCGGAACGTATATCTCTCCTGGGGAATGCACTTTCGTTCATTCCAATTAACCCGATGAATTGGGCTGGGATGTTTCGCATGGGTTTCAATGAGCAGAAGGTAATAGTGCCACTGAAAAAGCTCCCGGCTTGATAGTCCTGTGTCAGCCTCGCCTCGAGTATCTGGCTTATTACCTTCATCGTCATCGGTTCATCCGACTTTACGTTGTTGGATTCTTTTTTGAGTTCCTCGATTAAAGCCAATATCCCTTGTGCATCGTCCAGGTAGCTTTCCTGGTCGGAGAATAAGTAATCGACGATCTCTCGTAGTTTTTCCAGCCACTCTGATGTTTTTAAAATACTGGATGCAACTTCCTGGTATTGCTCTAAAAATGACCAAGCGTCCAATACCTGGTTCAGCAAAGTGGTTGCATTTCCTTCCAGGTCAGAAAAAGGATTTTTATCATCCCAAATAGATGTCTCCGTCGGGTGGATGCAATATCCTGCTACCAAACGTTCTATGCCTTGCTCCCACGAATATTCTTCAAATGTAGAGCCTGTAGTCTGCTTTCTATGGTTTGAATTGATTCCCCATCGAATGGCTGTCATTTCAATCCAGGTTCTTATGCTTTCCCAGTCCGATTGTTTTAAATGAAATCGATTTGCGATGACAGGAATGCTCCAGAAATTTAAAACTTCGTTTGCGGTAAACCTACTCTGGAGGAGATCAAGAAGTTCGAGTAATGCATGTGCGACAGGACTTGAAGAACGCGTAGTATTGTCCGCGATCGAAAAGGGCAAAAAGCCTGAACCCTTGTCGGAGCCACCAAATACACTTCTAATAGCCGAAGAGTACTCTTCTATGTTGGGAGCCATGATAATAACCTGATCTGGCGTCAGGTTTGGATCAGATTCGAAACAACGATGAAGTTCGTCCTTAAGAACTTCAATTTCCCTGCGCGACGTATGGCAAACGTGGACTTGTATTCCGGCCACGCTTTTGATCTGGAGCTTTGAATTCGGTGGAGCGTTTAGTTCATAAAGGTCTTTTTGTAATGCTCCAAGCAGGTTTGTGGATTCGGGAATTGAGAAATATTCTGACTCATCCGTTGCGAACACATCTGCATCGATAAGCGTATTCAGGAAATCCTGACCTTGTTTCCCCAGGTTTCCGATGAGGCCATGGCCTTTATTTAAAAAGTCATCTTCTTCCGCTTTCAGTTGTCTCTTTCGCGTAGCCTGGTCACCCCAGTAGAGTGGCGAAGGTTGGGTGAGAAACAATGAAACCGGCATCCAGGTAGATGCTTTCCTCAAGATTTCTACGTAGACGGGTGGAAGAGAGGATATTCCAAATATAAACAATCTATCAGGCCAATTATTGGGTGGGGCATTCAAGGACGGCACTATT from Verrucomicrobiota bacterium harbors:
- the recC gene encoding exodeoxyribonuclease V subunit gamma, which produces MESKQADIQLFLSNRLENLADALIRQLASSNRSLLATDTILVQSRGMARWLNLRIADRTGIQMNIQYLYPRALIDQLLEAVVKNSDSDSLASFSSNALFWRIYQQLPNWADKKEAYVLRRYLESESQSTRYLRRYQLAVKIAQLMDQLQTFRPELLSSWSEERTATDWKSIVWQSLLLKRPKEAFPEILAAFNKIVPSLNAPPNNWPDRLFIFGISSLPPVYVEILRKASTWMPVSLFLTQPSPLYWGDQATRKRQLKAEEDDFLNKGHGLIGNLGKQGQDFLNTLIDADVFATDESEYFSIPESTNLLGALQKDLYELNAPPNSKLQIKSVAGIQVHVCHTSRREIEVLKDELHRCFESDPNLTPDQVIIMAPNIEEYSSAIRSVFGGSDKGSGFLPFSIADNTTRSSSPVAHALLELLDLLQSRFTANEVLNFWSIPVIANRFHLKQSDWESIRTWIEMTAIRWGINSNHRKQTTGSTFEEYSWEQGIERLVAGYCIHPTETSIWDDKNPFSDLEGNATTLLNQVLDAWSFLEQYQEVASSILKTSEWLEKLREIVDYLFSDQESYLDDAQGILALIEELKKESNNVKSDEPMTMKVISQILEARLTQDYQAGSFFSGTITFCSLKPMRNIPAQFIGLIGMNESAFPRRDIRSEFTQFPDGKRTGDRSIREDDRYLFLESILGARRHLYISYTGIESQTLKVQPSSIVVEELLDTLDDYYQFPNETSARSTLLIHEPLQGFSPYYFDKDQPISFSNENLKAARSLIESSGNISPQFMSPIEVALEIPDEVLLSTFQRFFANPSRFWLNQSLELNFPYQDRVLEDSEPIETNGLLEYKKGSLLIQHPEILSGQNGYLLNDLLPIGALQQGALEKVQPEVEKLLSILGHNPIESLPSSVVELEFEGHRLQGSIDAVTEEHHQRIRFGKIRGIDLIATWIEHLCLCAQSSNNGFKTYLIGKEEHIIFDYAHDSKKHLEELFSLFIQGHKSALPLFCETTHLFAKETLCPNSRIKQTPLEIAKKEFTKNPDGQFGPPGEAFNEFIALCFPESDAALSKSFEETALILFRPLYGHLQKGSL